One window of the Mixophyes fleayi isolate aMixFle1 chromosome 6, aMixFle1.hap1, whole genome shotgun sequence genome contains the following:
- the LOC142159788 gene encoding uncharacterized protein LOC142159788 encodes MMDRKFEKILNLTLEIIYLLTGEDYTVVKKSDKREAPSTSPHILGGLSRTQSPITEPPPHSLIHERDNDQKILELTNKIIQLLTGEEGDLKGHKGLYKDLMSENHQPLTSSVFSDTSKYVNEVSCEEESLTDCNFYTSVPHRQYTSTNMKEESVSCDGRNLTDTDIYTPTDHTQYTSTHIKEESVSCDGGNLTVTDIYTLTDHTQYTSTDIKEESVSCDGRNLTDTDIYTPTDHTQYTSTDIKEESVSCDGGNLTDTDIYTPTDHTQYTSTHIKEEPVSCDGGNLTDTDIYTPTDHTQYTSTHIKEESVSCDGGNLTDTDIYTPTDHTQYTSTDIKEESVSCDRGNLTDSDIYTPTDHTQYTSTHIKEESVSCDGGNLTDTDIYTPTDHTQYTSTDIKEESVSCDGGNLTDTDIYTPTDHTQYTSTHIKEESVSCDGGNLTDSDIYTPTDHTQYTSTHIKEESVSCDGGNLTDTDIYTPTDHTQYTSTHIKEEPNYCHNTRNKSTSSEYGNYLSTFSNLVLFQNHHAIEKPFKCPECGKCFKTPHILDQHTKTHLGEKPFFCSECGKLFTFKANLKKHQRTHTGDKPYCCNECGICFAIKSSLSRHEKIHSEEKPYLCSQCEKCFTRKSSLEQHQKFHSGEKPFCCTECGKCFTIKADLVKHQKYHTGKRPFVCCECGKCFIRNSDMRIHQRVHTGEKPYSCTECGKCFSTKSNLGIHLKVHVELKPFSCSECGKSFKVKSSLIAHQMGHTGEKPFSCSECGKCFLSRSYLVRHQKSHSLKKPHCCPDCGKGFVDRTKMLEHQIRHTGEKPHSCISCGKCFAVKWDLVIHQKIHTGEKPFCCPVCGKGFIFKSKLVVHQKRHMGDKQCPCPECGKCFAVQSDVRKHQKTHK; translated from the exons ATGATGGACAGAAAATTTGAGAAGATATtgaatctcaccctggagatcatctacctgctgactggagag GATTATACTGTTGTGAAGAAGTCTGATAAGCGTGAGGCGCCCAGCACCAGCCCCCATATCCtgggaggattgagcaggacccagagccccatcacggagcctccacctcactcactgatacatgagagagacaatgaccagaagatcctggaactgaccaacaagatcattcagctgctgactggagag gagGGGGATTTAaaaggacacaagggtctgtacaaaGACTTGATGTCggagaatcaccagcccctcacatcaTCCG TTTTCTCTGACACCAGCAAATACGTGAATGAGGTATCCTGTGAAGAAGAAAGTCTCACAGACTGCAATTTTTATACATCTGTACCTCAtagacaatatacatctactaatatgaaggaggaatcagtctcatgtgatggaagaaacctcacagacactgacatttatacacccacagatcatacacaatatacatctactcatattaaggaggaatcagtctcatgtgatggaggaaacctcacagtcactgacatttatacactcacagatcatacacaatatacatctactgatattaaggaggaatcagtctcatgtgatggaagaaacctcacagacactgacatttatacacccacagatcatacacaatatacatctactgatattaaggaggaatcagtctcatgtgatggaggaaacctcacagacactgacatttatacacccacagatcatacacaatatacatctactcatattaaggaggaaccagtctcatgtgatggaggaaacctcacagacactgacatttatacacccacagatcatacacaatatacatctactcatattaaggaggaatcggtctcatgtgatggaggaaacctcacagacactgacatttatacacccacagatcatacacaatatacatctactgatataaaggaggaatcagtctcatgtgatagaggaaacctcacagacagtgacatttatacacccacagatcatacacaatatacatctactcatattaaggaggaatcagtctcatgtgatggaggaaacctcacagacactgacatttatacacccacagatcatacacaatatacatctactgatattaaggaggaatcagtctcatgtgatggaggaaacctcacagacactgacatttatacacccacagatcatacacaatatacatctactcatattaaggaggaatcagtctcatgtgatggaggaaacctcacagacagtgacatttatacacccacagatcatacacaatatacatctactcatattaaggaggaatcagtctcatgtgatggaggaaacctcacagacactgacatttatacacccacagatcatacacaatatacatctactcatattaaagAGGAACCAAACTATTGTCACAATACAAGGAATAAATCTACTAGCTCTGAATATGGGAATTATTTATCAACTTTCTCAAATCTTGTTTTATTCCAAAACCATCATGCAATAGAGAAACCTTTTAAGTGTCCTGAATGTGGCAAATGCTTCAAAACTCCACACATACTTGACCAACATACAAAGACTCACTTAGGAGAGAAGCCATTTTTTTGTAGTGAATGTGGAAAGTTATTTACTTTTAAGGCAAACCTGAAAAAACACCAGAGAACTCACACTGGAGATAAGCCATATTGCTGTAATGAATGTGGCATATGCTTTGCTATTAAATCAAGCTTGTCTCGGCATGAAAAAATTCACAGCGAGGAGAAACCTTATCTATGTAGtcaatgtgaaaaatgttttaccCGGAAATCAAGTCTTGAGCAACATCAGAAATTCCActcaggtgagaagccattttgttgcactgaatgtgggaaatgttttacgaTTAAAGCAGACCTTGTAAAACATCAAAAATACCACACTGGTAAAAGACCATTTGTGTGCTGTGAATGTGGGAAATGCTTTATCAGGAATTCTGATATGCGTATAcatcagagagttcacacaggagagaaaccttacTCATGCActgaatgtgggaagtgtttcAGCACAAAATCAAATCTTGGTATACACCTGAAAGTTCATGTAGAATTGAAGCCGttttcttgttctgaatgtggaaaaagtTTTAAAGTAAAATCGTCACTCATAGCACATCAAATgggtcacacaggagagaagccattttcttgttctgaatgtgggaaatgttttctcaGTAGATCTTATCTTGTACGGCATCAGAAGAGCCACAGTCTAAAGAAGCCACATTGTTGTCCTGATTGTGGGAAGGGTTTTGTTGATAGGACGAAGATGTTGGAGCATCAGATAagacacacaggagagaaaccacaTTCATGTATCagctgtgggaaatgttttgcagtaAAGTGGGATCTTGTGAtccatcagaaaattcacacaggggagaagccGTTTTGTTGTCCTGTATGTGGCAAAGGTTTTATTTTCAAATCAAAACTCGTTGTACATCAGAAGAGACACATGGGGGATAAGCAATGTCCGTGTCCCGAGTGTGGAAAATGCTTTGCTGTTCAGTCAGATGTTCGtaaacatcagaaaactcacaaaTGA